A stretch of Desulfoplanes formicivorans DNA encodes these proteins:
- a CDS encoding MBOAT family O-acyltransferase has product MQKKLLDVAIIVLVMASLFFYSYWNPPFVLLILFSIVFNYSWGRLVQHANISTIFFLAAGIAVNLILIGYFKYSNFFMKNMANLLNHDWSTVNIFLPLGISFFTFQQIGYLVDCYKGKAKEHKFIHYALFVTFFPQLIAGPIVRYDEIMPQFTRLRTFGLSYRNLLMGIALLSMGLFKKVVIADTFSPWVANVFDSPVQPTLIEAWGGALSYTFQIYFDFSGYTDMALGLAKLFNINLPINFNSPYKATSIIDFWRRWHISLSLFFRDYLYIPLGGNKKGKLRQYMNILATMFLCGLWHGAAWTFIFWGVLHGAMACINHLWIDISQRLRIPPMPKLLGWALTFPSLVFAWVFFRADSFGRACEICRGMLGLHGVYLPHHYVPLKIIRTFLEENGIIFQYPDTWSFAGTPQIVAILIVFAISIFSVNSMTYLKNRINPYLVSFFMTYSVLSMHNVSEFLYFNF; this is encoded by the coding sequence TTGTTCTGTTGATTTTGTTTTCCATTGTATTCAATTATTCATGGGGACGACTTGTTCAACATGCAAATATATCAACAATATTTTTTCTTGCTGCAGGAATTGCGGTCAATTTAATCCTTATTGGTTATTTTAAATACAGCAATTTTTTTATGAAAAATATGGCCAATCTATTAAATCATGATTGGTCAACGGTGAATATTTTTCTCCCCTTGGGTATTTCGTTTTTTACTTTTCAGCAAATTGGCTATCTTGTTGATTGTTACAAAGGAAAAGCAAAGGAGCATAAATTTATTCATTATGCCCTTTTTGTGACTTTTTTTCCTCAGCTCATTGCCGGACCTATTGTCCGTTATGATGAAATCATGCCTCAATTTACAAGATTGCGGACCTTTGGTTTGAGCTACAGGAATTTGTTGATGGGAATCGCCTTGTTATCCATGGGATTGTTCAAAAAAGTAGTTATCGCGGATACCTTTTCTCCCTGGGTTGCTAATGTTTTTGATTCCCCTGTTCAACCAACATTGATTGAAGCTTGGGGCGGGGCTCTTTCCTATACTTTCCAAATTTATTTTGATTTTTCCGGATATACAGATATGGCCCTCGGGCTGGCCAAACTCTTTAATATCAATTTACCCATCAATTTCAATTCACCGTACAAGGCTACGTCAATTATTGATTTTTGGAGGCGGTGGCACATTTCATTGTCCCTGTTTTTCCGGGATTATCTGTACATACCTCTTGGAGGCAATAAAAAGGGGAAGTTGCGTCAGTACATGAACATACTGGCAACCATGTTTTTGTGTGGTTTATGGCATGGAGCCGCATGGACTTTTATTTTCTGGGGGGTCCTGCATGGCGCAATGGCATGCATCAATCATTTGTGGATTGATATTTCACAAAGGCTGAGAATTCCGCCCATGCCCAAATTGCTCGGGTGGGCACTGACCTTTCCCAGTCTGGTGTTCGCCTGGGTATTTTTCAGAGCCGATTCTTTTGGAAGAGCTTGTGAAATCTGCAGGGGAATGCTTGGCTTGCATGGAGTATACCTTCCACATCACTATGTCCCCTTGAAAATAATCAGAACATTTTTGGAAGAAAATGGTATTATTTTTCAATATCCTGATACATGGTCTTTTGCCGGTACTCCTCAAATTGTGGCGATACTTATTGTCTTTGCAATATCCATCTTTAGTGTTAATTCAATGACATATTTAAAAAATAGAATTAATCCGTATCTTGTTTCATTTTTTATGACATATTCTGTTTTGTCGATGCATAATGTATCTGAGTTCTTATATTTTAACTTTTGA